From Roseicitreum antarcticum, one genomic window encodes:
- a CDS encoding DUF6079 family protein → MRYGDLIQFEPIESVIQLLDANRPDEARKLVSTYVISDDMADRISKLMIPQISFDEAVDHKGVLVVGNYGTGKSHLMSVLSLVAEDASYVPMIQHPQVAEAAKAIAGRFKVHRIEISSQMSLRDIITQQLEVFLENQGVAYSFPPADKVINNKAAFEEMMSAFAEVHPDQGVLLVVDEFLEFLRSRKDHDLVLDLSFLREIGEVTKHLRFRFVAGVQEAIFDSSRFQHVADSLRRVKDRFTQVLLARQDVSFVVAERLLKKSADQQDKIRAYLGPFSKFYGSMNERMDEYVRLFPVHPDYIGTFERLVFTEKRGALVTLRDQIQAILKDEVPSDRPGLIGFDKFWETVATNSVLRSDPNIGPVLKVSEVLSERVSKAFSRPAYKPMALRIIDGLAVHRLTTGGDIYVPVGPTAEELRDTLCLFQPGIEDMGGDPSDDLLTAVQTTLRETLKTVNGQFISKAPDTEQYYLDLKKDVDYDAQIEKRAEALSEDALDRAYYGAIRQLMERTDESSYVTGHQIWQYQIEWQERRVERIGYLFFGAPNDRPTAQPERDFYLYFIQPFDPPRFRDEQKADEVFFRLKAPDETIKRLLGFYAAAQELASTASGGAKGVYLDRVRDTLREMGKWLQDKQLEAFEVTFQGKSKTLRDWTKGISLRDKARLGPDERINFRDVVNVIAGIALSSRFSDVSPEYPTFSALVTGSNRKQLIGNALRALSGSNRTKDAVIVLDGLEMLDGDRIDPVQSRYAQEVLARLKGKGHGQVLNRSELLVGNVEDEYFSPDKYRLETDLLVAVLGSLVYSGDIVLAIAGDKIDSGKISLLADRPLEELKQFKHVEAPKEINVAVLRSLFEMLELPPGLAQQATQGSDEPVKALQEEVSKLTKRVLAASTDMANRLSFWGQPLLREEEIRDWRSKLDELKAFSESLSPYNTVGKLKNLRIGSDDIAAQMKNLEILNSVEGLIGLIGELGNTASYLGQAEMVLPSDHAWVKQAQDTRKQVLEALSTSRTIQNGSDHRQTLSKLKKDYVTAYVSLHSKARLGVSEDKTKTALRKDSRLVAMRALANISLMPTSQLTTFEEKLDKLKSCASLVDSELSASPVCPHCNFRPANEQGDMLPAANVLKQLDDELDQLLDGWVQTLLDNLEDPIIQSNFELLKEGSRKIVTGFVDTKSLLDPVTPEFINAVQEALSGLDKVVVSGGDIRHALLQGGSPATPEDLRKRFEAFLTDRCKGKDATKLRFVVE, encoded by the coding sequence ATGCGTTACGGCGACCTCATCCAATTTGAACCCATTGAATCGGTTATTCAGCTGCTAGACGCGAATCGTCCTGATGAAGCCAGAAAGCTGGTATCGACTTATGTCATCTCCGACGACATGGCTGATCGAATTTCCAAGCTTATGATTCCTCAAATCTCGTTTGACGAGGCCGTTGATCACAAGGGAGTTCTTGTGGTCGGCAACTATGGGACTGGTAAGTCCCATTTGATGTCCGTGCTGTCGCTCGTCGCCGAAGATGCCTCGTACGTGCCAATGATCCAACATCCGCAAGTCGCGGAAGCTGCCAAGGCGATCGCTGGCCGTTTCAAGGTGCATCGGATCGAGATTTCCAGTCAAATGTCCCTGCGGGACATTATAACACAACAGCTTGAGGTTTTTCTTGAAAACCAGGGCGTGGCATACTCTTTCCCGCCGGCTGACAAAGTCATCAACAACAAAGCCGCGTTTGAAGAGATGATGTCGGCATTCGCGGAGGTTCACCCCGACCAAGGTGTGCTTTTGGTCGTGGATGAATTTCTGGAATTCCTGCGATCGCGCAAAGACCACGATTTGGTTCTGGATCTTTCGTTCCTGAGAGAGATCGGTGAGGTGACCAAGCACCTTCGGTTCCGCTTTGTGGCGGGTGTTCAAGAGGCAATTTTTGACAGCAGTCGCTTCCAGCATGTGGCAGACAGCCTGCGTCGCGTGAAAGACCGGTTCACGCAGGTTCTGTTGGCCCGCCAAGATGTAAGCTTTGTTGTCGCCGAGCGGCTTTTGAAAAAGTCCGCAGATCAGCAGGATAAGATCCGTGCCTATCTTGGGCCATTTTCTAAATTCTACGGATCAATGAACGAGCGCATGGACGAATATGTGCGATTGTTCCCTGTGCACCCGGATTACATCGGGACGTTCGAACGATTGGTCTTTACAGAAAAGCGGGGTGCGTTGGTCACGTTGCGCGATCAGATCCAGGCGATCCTGAAAGATGAAGTCCCCTCGGACCGCCCTGGACTTATCGGTTTTGACAAGTTCTGGGAGACGGTCGCGACGAATTCCGTTCTTCGCTCTGATCCAAACATCGGACCGGTGCTTAAAGTATCCGAAGTACTGTCAGAACGCGTTTCCAAGGCTTTCAGTCGTCCAGCCTATAAGCCAATGGCGTTGCGCATTATTGATGGTCTTGCGGTACATCGATTGACCACGGGTGGGGACATCTATGTGCCCGTCGGACCGACGGCTGAGGAATTGCGTGACACGCTATGCCTGTTTCAGCCTGGCATTGAAGATATGGGTGGGGATCCATCTGATGATCTGCTGACGGCGGTGCAAACAACGTTGCGTGAAACTCTCAAAACCGTAAATGGCCAGTTCATATCGAAGGCACCGGACACGGAGCAATATTATCTCGACCTAAAGAAGGACGTTGATTACGACGCCCAAATTGAGAAGCGCGCGGAAGCATTGTCCGAAGATGCTCTGGATCGTGCCTACTATGGGGCTATTCGCCAACTCATGGAGAGGACGGACGAATCCAGCTACGTGACCGGACACCAGATTTGGCAATATCAGATTGAGTGGCAGGAACGCCGCGTTGAACGTATCGGCTATCTGTTTTTTGGTGCTCCGAATGATCGGCCAACCGCTCAGCCAGAGCGGGATTTCTACCTGTATTTCATCCAACCTTTCGATCCCCCGCGTTTTCGCGACGAACAGAAGGCTGATGAGGTCTTCTTTCGCCTGAAGGCACCGGATGAGACGATCAAGCGATTGCTTGGCTTCTACGCGGCGGCGCAGGAGCTTGCGTCGACCGCGAGTGGCGGTGCGAAAGGGGTCTACCTTGACCGCGTTCGGGACACGCTACGCGAGATGGGCAAGTGGTTGCAGGATAAACAGCTTGAGGCTTTCGAAGTCACGTTTCAGGGGAAGTCCAAAACACTGCGAGACTGGACCAAGGGCATTTCCCTTCGGGACAAAGCTCGCTTGGGGCCTGATGAGCGCATCAACTTCCGCGATGTTGTCAACGTAATCGCAGGGATCGCGTTGAGCAGCCGTTTTTCTGATGTTTCGCCGGAGTACCCAACGTTCTCAGCGCTAGTCACGGGATCTAACAGAAAGCAACTGATCGGAAACGCTCTTCGTGCTCTGAGCGGTAGCAACCGAACAAAGGACGCTGTGATCGTTCTCGATGGTCTCGAAATGCTCGACGGGGATCGTATTGACCCTGTACAATCGCGGTATGCACAAGAAGTTCTAGCCCGACTAAAAGGCAAGGGACACGGACAGGTGCTCAACCGCAGCGAGTTGCTGGTTGGCAATGTAGAGGACGAGTATTTCAGCCCTGACAAATATCGGCTCGAAACCGATCTGTTGGTCGCTGTCCTTGGATCACTGGTCTATTCGGGCGATATTGTCTTGGCGATTGCCGGTGACAAGATCGATTCAGGCAAAATCAGTTTGCTCGCTGACCGTCCGCTTGAGGAGCTGAAACAGTTCAAACACGTTGAAGCCCCGAAGGAAATCAACGTCGCTGTGTTGCGGTCTCTGTTTGAGATGCTGGAACTGCCGCCGGGTCTCGCGCAACAGGCCACGCAAGGCTCGGATGAGCCGGTCAAGGCGCTGCAGGAGGAGGTCAGCAAGCTCACGAAACGGGTGCTTGCCGCCTCCACCGACATGGCGAACCGGCTCAGCTTCTGGGGTCAGCCTCTCCTGCGTGAGGAGGAAATTCGCGACTGGCGATCAAAGCTCGATGAACTCAAAGCCTTCTCCGAAAGCCTATCGCCCTACAATACCGTCGGAAAGCTTAAGAACCTGCGCATCGGATCCGACGACATCGCTGCCCAAATGAAGAACCTCGAGATTCTGAACTCCGTCGAAGGGCTCATCGGCCTGATTGGCGAGCTCGGGAACACGGCAAGCTATCTTGGCCAAGCCGAGATGGTGCTGCCGTCTGACCACGCATGGGTCAAGCAGGCCCAGGATACGCGCAAACAGGTCCTTGAGGCCCTGTCCACGAGCCGAACCATTCAGAATGGCTCAGACCACCGGCAGACCCTCAGCAAGCTCAAAAAGGACTACGTGACGGCCTACGTAAGCCTGCACAGCAAGGCACGGCTCGGGGTGTCTGAGGACAAGACGAAGACAGCGCTTCGCAAGGACTCTCGCCTCGTCGCCATGCGGGCATTGGCGAATATCTCGCTGATGCCGACTAGCCAGCTCACCACGTTTGAAGAGAAGCTCGACAAGCTCAAAAGCTGCGCTTCGCTGGTTGATTCCGAGCTGTCGGCCAGCCCGGTCTGTCCGCACTGCAACTTCCGCCCGGCGAATGAGCAGGGTGACATGTTGCCAGCAGCCAATGTTCTCAAGCAACTGGATGACGAGCTCGATCAGCTGCTGGACGGCTGGGTGCAAACGCTTCTCGACAACCTCGAGGATCCGATCATCCAGTCGAATTTTGAGCTGCTGAAGGAAGGTTCCCGCAAGATCGTCACCGGCTTTGTCGATACCAAGTCGCTGCTTGATCCTGTAACGCCCGAGTTCATCAACGCGGTGCAAGAGGCCCTGTCCGGGCTCGACAAGGTGGTCGTCTCTGGCGGCGACATCCGCCATGCCTTGCTCCAGGGCGGCTCGCCTGCGACGCCCGAGGATCTGCGCAAGCGGTTCGAGGCGTTCCTGACCGATCGCTGCAAGGGCAAGGATGCCACTAAATTGCGTTTTGTGGTGGAGTGA
- the brxF gene encoding BREX-3 system P-loop-containing protein BrxF, producing the protein MIQSLDRVVEDLVVVNSKLLLLIGPPNSGKSDLLGQLAKRRQLQILNVGALLSRELLTIPGPRRHLQAADLLKELADDFTSHGLLLLDNLELLFDKSLRLSPLDLLRRHAQARRVIAAWPGSLVENRLSYATTGHPEHQDYGCDGLVPFRVN; encoded by the coding sequence ATGATTCAATCACTTGATCGCGTGGTTGAAGATCTTGTCGTGGTCAACAGCAAGCTGCTTTTACTGATCGGTCCGCCAAACTCAGGAAAGAGCGACTTACTTGGCCAGTTGGCCAAGCGTAGGCAGCTACAAATCCTCAACGTCGGTGCTTTACTAAGCCGTGAGCTGCTTACCATTCCGGGTCCGAGAAGACATCTGCAGGCAGCTGATCTGTTGAAGGAATTGGCCGATGACTTTACATCCCACGGCCTCCTGCTCTTGGACAACCTCGAGCTGCTATTCGACAAGAGCTTGCGGCTTAGCCCACTTGATTTGCTTAGACGGCACGCTCAGGCACGACGCGTCATAGCTGCTTGGCCCGGCTCTTTAGTGGAGAACAGATTGTCCTATGCGACGACAGGACACCCAGAACATCAAGACTACGGCTGTGATGGCTTGGTCCCGTTCAGAGTTAATTGA
- a CDS encoding WYL domain-containing protein: protein MSNDKSDLRWGVEQRLEFIEFRLFWDGHVNRSDLMAQFGVSVNQASMDLNRYIGFAPDNMVYDKSARTYVRGPGFTPQFLEPDASRYLAQLRSVADGILDREDSWIADLPSYAASPTPVRGVDPVTLRFVIGAIRRAEAIEVKYQSLSNPEARWRWIAPHAIAFDGFRWHTRAYCQIGECFKDFLLSRIIEIRETRESIVSPEDDSDWNAEVVLEVGPHPALSETQAKVISLDYGMRGGKAKIKVRRALLYYALRRLGLDTDPAARRPQDQQIVLLNSSEFGLSFPSASGSAVGGMGA from the coding sequence GTGTCCAACGACAAGTCGGATTTACGCTGGGGAGTTGAGCAACGTCTCGAGTTCATAGAGTTCCGCCTGTTCTGGGACGGGCATGTTAACCGCAGCGATCTGATGGCTCAGTTCGGGGTATCCGTGAACCAGGCTTCCATGGATCTGAACCGCTATATCGGTTTCGCGCCGGACAACATGGTCTACGACAAGAGCGCGCGAACCTATGTTCGAGGGCCTGGGTTCACCCCCCAGTTCCTTGAACCTGACGCGAGCCGCTATTTGGCTCAGTTGAGATCAGTTGCCGATGGCATCCTCGACCGAGAGGATTCGTGGATTGCCGACCTGCCGTCCTACGCCGCGTCCCCGACACCTGTGCGCGGGGTCGATCCTGTGACACTCCGTTTCGTCATTGGCGCAATTCGTCGCGCTGAGGCAATCGAAGTCAAGTATCAGTCACTTTCCAATCCAGAGGCGCGCTGGCGCTGGATTGCCCCACATGCGATCGCATTTGACGGGTTTCGCTGGCACACACGGGCATATTGTCAGATTGGCGAATGCTTCAAAGATTTTCTGCTTTCGCGAATTATTGAAATACGTGAGACGCGGGAGAGCATTGTGTCGCCAGAAGACGACAGTGATTGGAATGCTGAAGTCGTCTTAGAAGTTGGTCCACATCCGGCGCTCTCGGAAACGCAGGCCAAGGTGATCTCTCTTGACTACGGGATGCGAGGTGGCAAGGCGAAGATCAAGGTCCGGCGAGCGCTACTCTATTATGCTTTGAGGCGGCTAGGGCTTGATACAGATCCAGCAGCGCGGCGACCGCAAGATCAGCAGATTGTCCTGCTGAACTCTTCTGAGTTTGGGCTTTCTTTTCCGAGTGCTTCCGGGTCAGCGGTTGGAGGTATGGGCGCATGA
- a CDS encoding WGR domain-containing protein, producing MSHSVAQLEVFPTDLQMRRIDPACNMRRFYRMSIQPDLFGGASLVREWGRIGARGQMMIEQHPDEGRAITALMKLAAVKKRRGYVG from the coding sequence ATGTCTCACTCTGTCGCTCAACTTGAGGTGTTCCCGACCGACCTGCAGATGCGGCGGATCGATCCAGCCTGCAACATGCGGCGGTTTTACCGCATGAGCATTCAACCCGATCTCTTCGGGGGCGCCAGCCTGGTGCGCGAATGGGGCCGCATTGGCGCGCGCGGCCAGATGATGATCGAGCAGCATCCAGATGAAGGGCGCGCCATCACCGCGCTGATGAAGCTTGCCGCGGTGAAAAAGCGGCGGGGGTACGTTGGCTGA
- a CDS encoding DUF2493 domain-containing protein, translating into MTIHTHDDAYEPAHTASQTAHALDELQLYGFRPFDEPDPRPMPDGQRLAVAVADIFDALVATLEDTRMEPDLEEVLWGQVNLFHRATARVERSLDENEQAQRRLQREQDGSEVKSVELERLTAEGLTLIERRNCMDMMRDHAATEFVHHTGSAWRPRTGSMVNRQHMTAALIDSRDFLAAKRRAETEVMLPAGPKVALTGGTDFNDHRLIWGKLDQVRTKYPDMVLLHGGSPKGAELIAAKWAEARGVTQVAFKPDWTKHAKAAPFKRNDAMLDVLPVGVLVFPGTGIQENLADKARKLGIPVMKFEKGA; encoded by the coding sequence ATGACGATCCACACCCACGACGACGCGTATGAACCCGCCCACACCGCATCCCAAACCGCCCATGCGCTCGACGAACTACAACTCTACGGCTTCCGCCCCTTTGACGAGCCCGATCCGCGCCCGATGCCCGATGGGCAGCGCCTTGCGGTCGCCGTCGCCGACATCTTCGATGCTCTCGTCGCGACGCTGGAAGACACCCGAATGGAACCCGACCTCGAAGAGGTGCTCTGGGGCCAGGTCAACCTCTTCCACCGCGCCACGGCGAGGGTCGAGCGGTCGCTCGACGAGAACGAACAGGCGCAGCGCCGCCTCCAGCGAGAGCAGGATGGCTCTGAGGTGAAATCCGTTGAGCTCGAGCGCCTGACGGCTGAGGGCCTGACCCTGATCGAACGGCGCAACTGTATGGACATGATGCGCGATCACGCCGCGACCGAGTTTGTCCATCACACGGGCTCAGCCTGGCGCCCCCGCACTGGATCGATGGTGAACCGCCAGCACATGACCGCAGCGCTGATCGACAGCCGCGATTTTCTGGCCGCCAAGCGCCGCGCGGAAACCGAGGTGATGCTCCCCGCAGGACCCAAGGTCGCCCTCACCGGCGGGACCGACTTCAACGATCACCGCCTGATCTGGGGCAAGCTTGATCAGGTCCGGACCAAGTATCCCGACATGGTCCTTCTGCATGGGGGAAGCCCCAAGGGCGCAGAGCTCATCGCCGCCAAATGGGCCGAGGCCCGGGGCGTGACGCAGGTGGCCTTCAAGCCCGATTGGACCAAGCATGCCAAAGCCGCCCCATTCAAGCGCAACGACGCCATGCTGGACGTGCTGCCCGTGGGTGTCCTCGTCTTCCCGGGCACGGGGATCCAGGAAAACCTCGCCGACAAGGCCCGCAAGTTGGGCATCCCGGTCATGAAGTTCGAGAAAGGGGCGTAA
- a CDS encoding DUF7146 domain-containing protein, which produces MYSETEDVIRALAESAESVCRHYLPAGRREGSYWIVGDLQNNPGRSLFVRLAGPASGPGAAGKFTDGATGEHGDLLDIIRERTGISRFPDLLAEARAHLGRPQPVLPDAPNSRKAKAPGGTPAAAARLFAASMPVAGTFADTYLRARGIACGAKSNALRFHPKCWHRDEGQTRSIPRPALIAAVTDGAGGLQGVHRTWLALDGQGKARVETQRRAMGHLLGNAVRLTPHDDILVVGEGIETMLSLVQAIPGLPVWAALSSGHLGAVLLPNGLQRLYIAIDRDPAGQRAAERLSARATDVGITVRVLEPRLGDFNDDLRANGAAALRQHLAIQIGPEDRQRLFG; this is translated from the coding sequence ATGTATTCTGAGACTGAAGATGTGATCCGTGCACTCGCGGAGAGTGCTGAAAGCGTTTGTCGCCATTACCTTCCCGCCGGACGGCGGGAAGGGTCCTACTGGATCGTGGGCGATCTGCAGAACAATCCTGGCCGGTCGCTCTTCGTACGGCTGGCAGGACCCGCGTCGGGGCCGGGTGCTGCCGGCAAGTTCACCGATGGCGCCACCGGCGAGCATGGCGATCTTCTCGACATCATCCGCGAGAGGACCGGGATCTCCCGCTTCCCCGATCTTCTGGCCGAGGCCCGGGCGCATCTGGGCCGTCCGCAGCCAGTCCTCCCGGATGCACCAAATTCTCGGAAAGCCAAGGCCCCCGGCGGCACACCAGCGGCTGCGGCGCGTTTGTTCGCAGCTTCAATGCCGGTCGCAGGCACGTTTGCCGATACCTACCTCCGCGCCCGGGGCATCGCATGTGGCGCGAAAAGCAACGCCCTGCGCTTCCACCCGAAGTGCTGGCATCGGGATGAGGGCCAAACCCGGAGCATCCCCAGACCGGCGCTGATCGCCGCGGTCACCGATGGGGCAGGGGGCTTGCAGGGTGTGCATCGTACCTGGCTCGCGCTTGACGGACAGGGGAAAGCGCGGGTCGAGACGCAGCGGCGTGCCATGGGGCACCTCTTGGGCAATGCCGTCAGACTGACCCCGCATGACGACATCCTTGTGGTCGGCGAAGGCATCGAGACCATGCTGTCCTTGGTCCAGGCAATACCCGGCCTTCCCGTCTGGGCGGCGCTCTCTTCGGGTCACCTCGGGGCCGTCCTGCTGCCGAATGGGTTGCAGCGCCTCTACATCGCCATCGACCGCGATCCTGCTGGTCAGCGCGCGGCAGAAAGGCTGAGCGCCAGAGCCACCGATGTCGGCATTACCGTCCGGGTGCTGGAACCGCGGCTCGGGGATTTCAACGATGATCTCCGGGCGAACGGCGCGGCAGCGTTGCGTCAGCATTTGGCCATTCAGATCGGGCCCGAGGATCGGCAGCGCCTGTTCGGCTGA